The Periophthalmus magnuspinnatus isolate fPerMag1 chromosome 15, fPerMag1.2.pri, whole genome shotgun sequence genomic sequence CTCAGCACACACACGGGTCTCAGCACACACACGGGTCTCAGCACACATGGGTCAGGACACATGGGTGAGGACACACGGGTGAGGACACACGGGTGAGGACACACGGGTGAGGACACACGGGTGAGGACACACGGGTCAGGACACACGGGTCAGGACACACGGGTCAGGACACACAACACATCTCACATTCTACTGGAAAGAACTAAACACAAACCCATTTGGTTcttacacgaccagtcaaacatttggacttcatttgtttctttatttttatgattcACTTtcgattctcactgaagcatcaaaactatgaacgaCATAAAAAGTACACCCAAAAAACTCAAACGTTTAGATTgtaaagtagccaccctttgctttgacccTGAGTGAAAACCAGCTGCACAAAACAAAGGGACGGCACTCTGAGggtttgaatatgaaatataaagaatatttaatttatatttaacgtttattaaacttttatttgcTGTGTAATTGCTTCATATGTCTGACATCTTCCatctgtttataaaatgtataaagtagtaaatttaaagataaaaggtCCAAACCTCGGGCTGGTCGTGTATGTTCTTGCATATTTTACATCTTGGCTTTTGAGCAAAATTACTTTGAAAACTTAACTTAAGATgaagttattttttaaagttctcAGACCTCAGTGCTCAAAATAACCACAACCCAAATCTGACTTTACCAAAGTCTTTGTGTTGTCATGGGGAATGTGCAGCTGTGACAGATGATTTCAACACTacacacagtaaacacacagtaaacacacagtaaacacacagTACAACACAAAATAAGCACACATCATCTCAGAGTACAGTACTGCAGAGTACAGTAGTGTACAGTACCGCAGTGTACAGTAGAGTACAGTACTGCAGAGTACAGTAGTGTACAGTACCGCAGAGTACAGTAGTGTACAGTACCGCAGAGTACAGTACCGTAGTGTACAGTACCGCAGAGTACAGTACTGCAGAGTACAGTACTGTAGAGTATAGCAGTGTACAGTagagtacaatactttactctCTGGAGCAGGACTCTTTGTCTGGGACAGGCTCCTGACGCTCACCAGTTGTTTGAACTTGAAAAGTCCATGTCCAGAGACTGGACTGTCTTCACTGCGGTCCGCCTGTGGACTCTTGTTCAGGTGTTTGTTGGTGTCACAGAGTCCTCGTGCTCCAGGTGCATGCTGGGCATTAGTCCAGGGCTGGGCATTAGTCCAGGGCTGGACATTAGTCCAgagtgtcctctgtcctctccaggGTAAAAACACAGATCCAAACGTGCGCCCCGTGCGCGTGAAGAGCCGGATCGCGGAGCACGGGACTCGGCTCTCAGTGAGTCTCACACAGTCTGGGACAGGTGCGCGCGCAGGCCGCCATGACAGGGGCTCATGCGCGCACACACTCCTGCTCCGCGCGGACACGGAGCCACAAACAGAGCCGCAGAAAGAGCCGCACACAGACACGGCTCTGGAGCCGCGCGGCCCCGTGAGCCTCAGCGCGCACACGCTCAGCATGTTCATACAGAGTGTCTTTAAAGAGACACGTCCCACGCGCTGTCCCGCCCCATGTCCCTCTGTGGACTCTCTGTGGACACTCACACGGTCAGAGTCAGCGCGGCTCCAGCTCCACACAGAGCCGCCATGCTGCCGTATTCTGATACTGTGGTGTCGTGAAACTGCTGCGACAGTGGGCGGAGTCtcatctctcttccttctcctccttcctccatGTTTCAGCTGTCAGTCAAATGCTGTATATTACCTGTTGTCCCAAAGCTCAGAGGAGACTCAGAGGGATAAAGTTCAGAGCAGATGAGGCTCGATCTGAATCAAACTGACCACGAAGCTTcaagatcaggggtgtccaaactatggcccgggggccaaatgcagccctcagaccagtttttattggccctctgtcctcctgctgaaccggcaaattaaactatttctacaacTATATCCTCAAACCTGACAGTGTGACACAGACCTGACATGACTGTGtttctcattcacacacagggctgtgtgtgtaaagcaccgcactgcactgatcactgtctgtggccctcagcttcaaatatgttttgagatgtggcccttgatgaaaaaaaaaagtgggcaCTTCTGTTCTAGATCCTTCAGCCTAAACCGGATGTGTGTCACCGCCCTGACCAGGACGATCGGAGCCGTCCGCTGCAGGAGCCTGTGTGCTTCCTTCCCCAGCTCCTTTAGCAGAGGAGCCTCAGGAGCCTCCTCACCGCGGTCAGGAGCTGTGAGGTGACCCACAATACACGGTGCACCGAAGGTTTCAGAACCCGACCGATCTCTGTATGAACAGTttgtaatgtaaaacaaaacatctattTGGACAAAATTTGGACTCCATGCACAATCAAAAACAAGAATCATGGAGAAGGAGGCGAGGAAACAGAAATGAAACGCAGCCCTTGCCTCCTCCATCCTCGTTTCCTCCACAGGAGGTGATGGTCAGCGGGACTGACCTTTCCTCAGGCTCTGACCACAACGCCCCTGGAGTGAGACTTATTTATACTTAggcttattttttgttattattattatcattttcagATTAACACAGCGCAGGTGAACGTGGCACATCTGTATCCTGACCCTCGCTCTGTCCACTGTCCTTCAGAGGGGTCAGACAGTGACCAATGcacaaaacattattattattgtgttttattttatctgtaaaaatacatttgtttgcaTTACACATACAACATTTACACTGAACTGAGCAAATCCTAAAAACAGGAGAAGTGAGAAGACCAAAAATGTAACTACAGTTCTACACAAAGACCTCCAGGGGGCAGTGCTGCAAGTGAAAGTGTCAAAATAAATAGTTCTAAATAGAAAAGATGCCATTTATGTCACTGTTTAGAGACATAAGAGACTTTTGTGTGGACCTGGAGGCAGCACAGCACACACGGGCCTCTCACATCTCGTTGCTTTTTCTTGGTCACTACACAGTTTGCAGTCGATAGAGTTTAGCCCCCTTTTTCAGCAGAAAGCCCTGCTCGTTGAGAGAACTCAACAGCCCCTCAAAATCCACGAcctaagaataaaaataaaacattagaaaATACAACATGTAACACATCAGCagcacagacagagcagtggcgtcgacacagagacactgagatgTCCCTGACTGTCCAACAGAGCTGAAGAAGTACTCAACTGAAGTAAAattaatactttcactttcttCATgtgttaaagtacctgtttaaaaatgtacttaaagagcaaaaagtatgggtttttcacagattttgggtcttataaagcttcaaatgtggtgattttgagaaagatttgagctgaattttgttcaatagaaacaaataaaataatgtttttgtaatttttgttttgttcaaattctaaacgtgttaaaaataaacctcagccttttcagcaggtctcacacaataagaaaaatacttttacttttcagttctattcaaacatgtagtggagtagaaagtacagatactgttctCAAAAGTAGAACAGTATCTACATACTGAAGGACAGGTCAAAAGTATTTCaaatgtgcagtactttactacttgtactttgctACATTCCACCGCTCGTTTCTAATAGTCACATGTGAGAGCGTCCTCCTCTTTGGAGCTGGTAACCTTGATTTGGAGCTGGTCGGCCACAGAGCGGATGGTCTGAAGGTCAAAGTCTCGTTGGTTGGTTTTCTGGGCGTGCATGTGCAGAGCGTGGATCAGCCTCTTGGCGGCGCTGCGCTGACTCATGCCCGAGCCCAACTGTGAGCGCTCAAAGTCCAGATTGCCCAGACCGTCAGAGTAAGTGTCGGCCAGACTGGAACGGTCACAGAAGAAACTGAAGGTCACAGCGTTAAAGGGGCCGTACTACACTATtctctctgttctaatgtttcctcatcagttttgtttcattcacacatgtttaacccacaaacctgtagatttagactgagttcttctctgttccaccttgtgatgtcatcatgtggtaatacaggaagtgctccactgtgtttttaaactccacacaccttcagctaatcatttggattatttaaactctggaattgtcaatctctactgaactaaaggtaaaaggagtttaaaaaactaccacttgatgacatcacaaggtgaacagagcattttgagctttggagatgtaacagactaacaaagtgtcactcaaacatgtgtgaatgaaacaaacaactccaggtctgtttttgaggagggaacaccAGTATAATATGGATTAAATctcacgagagtcagttttgtgtgatatagaacCTTTACGGACACAATCAAATTTGTGAGGACGTTTCAACCTGTGTTTCATGATCTCCACCACGTCCTCGGCGTCGTTCTTATTGGCTGTTTCTCTCAGCTCCAGTCTGGCTCTCGCCTGCACACGAGACAGATGGATCAGTGTATGTGGAGGTAAAAAGGGGATGAAGGATACAAATCTACCAATTTATACACAAGCACATTCATTCAAACTGTGATATGACAGTTTGGGCTTCATCAAGGTTTTCCAGGCCATTCTGTAAAgcagaattactttgtgtacgaattgttctatacaaataaacttaccctgccttgacattttttattaagTAGTGGTTTTTCAAATGAAGATGTGGTCTAAGACTATACCCGTCTACGgttcattttaattatattcaCATATAAACAGGCCCGTCAACAcaaatttgggggcccagggcaagaagcctcacatggccccCTCTAATATATATTAATAGGAGGAGGATGCAGTTCTAGGCCCTTAAGACCCTgaggcccgggacaacagagcCCTTTTTCTCCCATCAACTTCCctgtatatacaaatattaTATTGCATTGTCGCACCAAACCTCCCCAAAATATTTTCTTGTGGTCCAACTCAAATTAGATATTAAAATGAGTAGTGAACACAAAATACCTGCATGTTTTAgtagtttgtttgtgtgaacACGCCTATTCTAATCTGAATCGTACTTCggcattttattgcattttacataTTATTCCATCCCTTCTTGATATTCCGTGAAGTCAGATTAGTCCAGTGTTTCCAAACTGTTCATGTTCAGTATGTCTGCCCTTCTATCAGCCCTGTCGACAGAAATTTTGGacccggggcaagaagcctcaatATTGACTAatgaagagggtccaattctgggcccctaaaaccctgaggcccgggacaacacacccctttgctcctctgtccactccCCTGCCTCTAGTACCTCAGTGAGCCGAATGAGGGACTCCAGCTGCCTGGTGGTGATGGGCGTGGCGTCTGCAGACTGGCCCTGAGCTCTTAGAGACAGGTAGAAGCTCTGCAGAGTCTCCGCCGCTTCAGGAGACAGAGTCGGCTGCACGTACTGACGGGCGTAGCTTATGTACTTCCGGATGAGGCAGGCGGGGATGGCGTCCACCGTCTCCCCCGCTGAAAcctgacaggaacacaggaaaaacaaagGCAAAAATCTTGTACTGGCAGAATAAGAGTGATGTGACATTCGTGAATGAGTCGGATCTGTTTGGAACcagatcttttttttaaaagaaccaaatgttttatttctaatttgaatgtatttttacaatCAGCTCAGAGGCAGAGCAGGGACatgagtgagagatttgtgaaCAGAAAAACATTAAGCATCATAACAACAGTCAGCCTTTTATTATTGTAGAgagactaggcctgtcaccataatcaCTACACAGAGTTATCGTTCATGATATAAAAGGTGGAACAATCATTTCtgagggtcaatatttaccacggggactttttctttgttctaGTGGAGaacatgttattatttttctgttctacgataagatttgagctgaagaggTTTGAATAGAAAACTAATTATAGATACAAGTTTAATACTGacagtttcattctgctgttggtacaatatggttaaaaaaaaacatggactgTAATAAACATTTAGAGTATTTTGGAGATAATTTTGCTTTAGGGTCTATTCGTCAGTGGCCCATATtaatttcaatatcatcgtttatcatctatattttcttcagcgatatattgaacttcaaaatgtgttgtcgtgAAATaagtgcaacgttttatttcGATTCTGTATAATTTCGaagggtaaactcactccaattctcagtttgaaccattttaaacagatttaagcctcggtcgtttctctctgtgattagtttgtagataaaataagtTCTCACGTCGactctttatatatttatttatacgacaGAAGACAGTCTTTTGAAAGGCTCTTTGGAATGAAAAGATTCGGATCTCTTAAAGGAGTCATTTGCATGTTTTCGTGTCGTAGCTGCGTCTTAATCTAAAAGCACGTCCTCTTAGGTTCAGTGACTTCACCTGGAGTCGTTCAGACAGCGGCAGGTCCGAGTGCTGGAGCAGGACGGAGGTTTCTAATTGGCTGTTGTCTCTGTTGACGACGGCTCCGCTCATCCTCCCTTTTCCCGCCCTGTTCGCCATCACGTGCTCAGACACGCGCCGATCATGTGACTCGTCCGGGATGTCCAGCAGAAGAAAGACCACGTCAAAACGGGAGAGCAGCGCTGAGCCCATTCTGAATCAAATAAACACGACATAAGCAGCCGGACATGGAcgcctcacttcctgtttacattTACAGAACTTTATTAACAAACTTGAGATTTTCCGAAACGGTTTTTCCACGGTTGTAATGACCTCCAATGGGATTAGCAGCCGCCACCACAGAAGTACGAGCAGGTAAAGACGACACGATTCCAGCTTTGGCTAAACTCACTGACTGCTGCTCCATGGCTTCTAACAGAGCCTGCTGTTGGCTCCCCAACTTATCAAACTCGTCGATGCAGCAGACGCCTGGAAATAagtcagaaaataaacacactTGTGATGATGTAATACAAACCAGTGTTGTTCTGATGCCATTTTTTTGGGGATCTGATCAGATACCAGGACATCGGACAGTGTTTAGTTTTGTTACGATTAAATGAGGTTTTGAGACTAAAGTGTCAGAGTCAAATGTAGAATGGTCCTGATGATGAGTTGTACCgatttaaacactttttatcCTGACTCTGTGGTACAAAGTGAAAGTGATAGTAAAACAGCAGTGAGGCCTGGAAAAACACCTCATCCTCAGAACACATGGATCATTATGCAGAGAAAACAAAGTCAGAGTTGGCGCTGTTGCCGCGTTAGTGCTATTGTGGGTCTGCACTCTCTGTTGTTATTTCCCTCAGTTCAGCGTCCACTCAAAAGGCTAAATGAAGCTAACAAAGAGCTAACACAGATGTCTCTTCAGTCATTATTActgtgttttaagtgtctgcAGTGTTTTCCAGCCTTTTTTGAGTCGCGTCCCACTTTTGTTGGCATAAAGTTGCTTCAGTACCATCCACTAAAACTATGAAATGACACCAATTTCAGCACCTAGTCTTCCCCTCACACTGGTAAAAAATCAGTGCTCTACAGTCTGCATTTAACCTGCTCTGGacgatagcattagcattagccacaaacataaataatggcAGTGCTCACATCCAAGAGTCATCAGTCTGGAAATACAGAGTGGTATCGGATCGGTGATTTGATCTGAGTACTCGGCCGATACTGATACCTCAAAAATGTGTGGTATAGGATTAGTATCAGAAAAACCCCAGTACAAATATCTTCTCTAActaacacaaatatattttcttttttaatttacaaaGGAAGTGctgctttttgctgtttttttcatCGTTACCTTGATCTGCCAGAACCAGAGCTCCGGCCTCCAGAGCGTAATCTCCTGTAGCTGCGTCTCGAGATAATGTGACTGTCAGacctgaacaaacacacacggtCCTCGTGGACACACGGTGGAGTTATGTCATGGAATTGTTCATGTGATTAGACTCAGTCCTGTTGAGCTTGTGTCGTTATGGTTCTCacctctgtggatcattctgttataatttacacattttaaatcacaatattcatctaaaaccacttaataaaagaaaaaagtctgctaagtcatcacaacaaagcgccacatgctgtcggtgccccctatggacagatgcacatcacactagagcagcacagtTTTAAAATTTATACGAAAATGATGAAgtgacgctgcagaatcctacaagtatcaacgattaaaaaaataaaactggagaaggaaacaggtctgatttaagctTCCTGTACACATCAGTCTGACTGTGACATTTGTCTCAGTCTGACTGTGACGTTACCTGTGCTGCTGGTGCTGTTGCCGCACACGTAGATCCCTCTCGGAGCCACATTACACACGGCCTGCACAGAGGACAGATAAATATTAATGTCGTACGTAAATGAACACACAAAGTATAATAGGCTGAAGCAATTCCAccaaaaactgactcttgtagctttaagtcatgttataatgttgttacctccttaaaaacaaacCATAATGAATATCACCTGAGGAAAATCTGGGGAAATCATTAtcttatatataaaataaataaaaaacaaactatctAATGGCTCATTCCATGGAGTCAGAGCAGAGTCCAAACACAGAGGGTGGACAGTGCCTCTGGTTTGGTGCAGATGGTGAATTACCTGTAACATCTGACTCTTGCCGAGCCCCGGGTCGCCCACCATCAGCACGTGAGGGTCTCCTCGGACCGGGACGcagtttttgtttatgtttttctgtCTGCCTCCAAACAGAGCCAGCAAAAGAGCAGCTTTCACAAGCTATAAACATATTAGTCAAGTGACCAGGttaattttaatattcatgAAACTGTGATGATTGTGATGACCTACCAAATGACCATAGATGACCGGACACAGAGAGCTGTAACAGAAGCACAGAGCGAGGGTGAGAGTGGACGACTGTGAGCCGCAGAGAGACATAAAGAACTGTGAGCCGCATAGACACAAAGAACCGTGAGCCGCATAGACACAAAGAACTGTGAGCCGCAGAGACACATAAAGAACTGTGAGCCGCATAGACATAAAGAACTGTGAGCTGCACAGACACAAAGAACTGTGAGCCGCAGAGACACATAAAGAACTGTGAGCCGCATAGACACGTAAAGAACCGTGAGCCACATTCATTTAAGATTCTTACATTAATTCtacagacatttaaacattgaCTCTTGAGCTTTACGTCATGTTCTTATGCTGTTCAAATGGACTAAAGAGTAAACACGGGGCCTTACTGGACCATGAGTTTGAGCAGGTCGGGCTGTGACTGGATTTCCTGGATGGCGTAGAGCTCTTTCAGACTGAACTCCTCTGAAGACTGCGCCTCTGCTGACCCTTGACCTCCTGTTTTTGACTGAAGTCCTGcacaaaaacatccacatttTAACATTCCCCAATTTGACTCAATCATTCTCGTTGTTAGTGTGattatgttttcattattttactcaccagaaacagtaaaaaaaagttatgtcagttgaaaccatagactgtttatatcacatgtgtcaaactcaaggcccgtgggccaaatgcagcccgcagTACTATTTTATGTGGTcggcgacaaggtaaattaaaagatatgactGTGTATCTTCTGACAAAccgatattttaagacagttacacagacattttttcatatctgggCAAAtctatatgcaatatttgtaacttgaataaataataaatatagaaatggttaattgacaagattaaaaagtcgtttatttattttacgttACATCTGGttgcatttagttacatttatacgaTCTTAGTTACATCTGGGCCTTTGAGAGTCACCATtttggccctttgtgaaaatgagtttgacacccctggtttatgTAAGTGGACACAGCTGACCTGCTCGCCGCCCgttagactcgtcattttggtcttaaatgtccgTATTACCCCGCTCTACCtaggggttttatttcactattgtgttttttaaatcgagatatgaacattaataacagacaaaccaagCTCCTTCTTTCCAGATTGAACTTCAAATAAACTCTCCAATACAAATGAATCGCGTATTACATGTAGTCTGTCCTTGTGTGTTGCCGTAGTAACTGACAAGTATCTGAGCGTGTGCAGAGCCGATTCTGACACAAATTGGGCAGTGACACAATGAAAACTCACATCGTCACAACCCACCTTTAGTGTTACTGACAGACGTGGCCTCGATGTAGAGCAGGAACATGCACTGGTCCTTGTTTCCTCTGTGAAGTCCTAAAATCACAAACATGACGCAGAGTTTTTCCCTCACAGAAACGCGCTCTCCTCACCGATACGACCCGCAGACTGTTGAGCTCttaatcaaccaatcaccttCTTTGGTCACTCGCACAATCCCCGTCACTGTGACCGTGTCCCCGGGGACGCAGCTgtcacagaggtcagaggtcaggtgaCACTCCACTGTTCGGGGAATACGTCCCGCCTCCCGCTGCTCTCCCCCCATCAGCTCCTGAACTCTGGGAcgcaaaacaaatacattagaTAGTTTGGTGTCAGTTGCATCGATAATGAGTTAAGAAGATGAGATTTAAGTTTTAGGATTTATTTTAGTAGTTGTCAAGAAG encodes the following:
- the mcm8 gene encoding DNA helicase MCM8 — protein: MSGGEPTRDNWGGGGGNGNNWRGGGGNNCRGGGGNGSGWRGGGNSNKWRGGGSGWRGGGNSWRGGSNGWRGGSRGWRGGGTWRGSAGSSSSSSGRAGGAGGAELLGGSQRAVWTQATVDVRCPYKGWALYFTEGFKESSPNVGRIKVFEKYFTSKIHLFDKDEIERQGSILVDYVELIGDQMVTRELPGLTKELKEQPEMILSCLGVAIHQVLTSDLERQAAELQGEELPVTTPLINIPHISARLYNYEPLTPLRLLRASVFGRLVGVRGTVVRVSNIRPLCARLAFRCLGCSHTQALTLQRGQYSTPTKCSLSNCRSRTLVPCRSSPLTQTVDWQIIKVQELMGGEQREAGRIPRTVECHLTSDLCDSCVPGDTVTVTGIVRVTKEGLHRGNKDQCMFLLYIEATSVSNTKGLQSKTGGQGSAEAQSSEEFSLKELYAIQEIQSQPDLLKLMVHSLCPVIYGHLLVKAALLLALFGGRQKNINKNCVPVRGDPHVLMVGDPGLGKSQMLQAVCNVAPRGIYVCGNSTSSTGLTVTLSRDAATGDYALEAGALVLADQGVCCIDEFDKLGSQQQALLEAMEQQSVSLAKAGIVSSLPARTSVVAAANPIGGHYNRGKTVSENLKMGSALLSRFDVVFLLLDIPDESHDRRVSEHVMANRAGKGRMSGAVVNRDNSQLETSVLLQHSDLPLSERLQVSAGETVDAIPACLIRKYISYARQYVQPTLSPEAAETLQSFYLSLRAQGQSADATPITTRQLESLIRLTEARARLELRETANKNDAEDVVEIMKHSLADTYSDGLGNLDFERSQLGSGMSQRSAAKRLIHALHMHAQKTNQRDFDLQTIRSVADQLQIKVVDFEGLLSSLNEQGFLLKKGAKLYRLQTV